AGAAACTCGCGAGGCCCAAATACTCTTAGGAATGAACTGGGGCTTCCCTGCTTGAATTTGACCTGAACACCGGAGGCGGCAATCCAAGAGCTTCAGGGAACCCAGTGTAGGTCACTCCCGAAACCAAGGGAGCCTGCAGATCTTAGTTTTTCCTTCCTGGCTGCCTGCGGTCCCGGCAGAAACTTGGGGTGGCGGTTGGAGCTATGCCTGGAGGTCTAGGGAAAGTTGGAGTGTGAGAGAAGGCAAGGCTAGAGCGGGCAGCGCCGCGGTTTGCTGGAGCTCCTGCGCACTTTCTGCCCCGTTCCTCTATTTTTTCTGACTTCCCCTTTTCATTTAACCCCTCcactttcattctttctctggACTCATCTCTTTCTTGCCCGCATCTTTCTTctctcacccccccaccccgccttCCATCTCATCGTCACCCTCACACTTTATAACCAAACAGCCAAACCCCCTTTCCAATTAAAGTGGAATTAGGCAACTCAATCAAATTAGTTCCCCATTAAAGCCCTTCTTTATTAAACCGTTTTCTTGTCCTGCTATTAAGTTTCACCGCCTGGCGGAACTCGAGCCGGCCCCAGAAGTTTACCTTGGGATGTCTCCGGGCCCAGTCTAGGGGAGGGGGCACCCTATTTCCTGGAGTGGAGGAGTGACCctgcagagagcaggagggagggatgTGAAGTTGGAGATGGGGCTCGGAAGAAGGGGCAGCTAATTTGCAAAAGCGGTGCGCGGTGGCCTGGCCCGAAGGGGCTTCCTCGCTGCCACTTTCAGCACACTACTTCGGGAGAAAGTGGTATCCCATGCCCCCCAATAACTCGCAGGCCACAGGAGAAGTGTCGAAGGCCGCCACCCGGCCGCCCAGTTCAGCGTCCTGGTCTCCAAAGCCAAAGCCATTAGTGCACAGTGCGACCCGGGTGGCAGCTAGGTCGTCTGTGAGGGAAAGAGCTCGAGGCCCGGTCGGCAACCTGCGGGGAcgggagtgtgtgtgtttgtgtgacggGGGAGCCAGAGGACCAGCGGGCTGTGCTGGAACCTGCCCCGGGTAGGGGCCGGAGGTGCGGACACCTGCGCCTGCGGAGGTGGGGGAGCCCGAGGCTCGGACTGAGCCTGGCCAGGCGAGCTACTCAGGGCCTGGGCGCCACGCTCACCACGCCCTCGTGGAGCCTCTTCCGAAATTCCCAGGACACCCGCCCTGCGCTGTCCCAGACGCCACCCGAAGCTTCCTGTCTCGGTCCCTCCAGGGtcggggggtgtgtgggggtgcgCAATGGCGCGATCTGCAGCCCCAGTGGGAAATCAAAAGCTTTTCTTCCCAGCCGCCTGGGGAGCGGAACGGGATTCGAGCGTtgctttatttagaaaataacatttatttctaGCTCATACCTATGCAAAGGAAAGCACAAAGTGAGCAGTTCTCCGCAGCGTCGCTCGCTGGCGAGTCCCGGAGCTTCTGGCTCTGTCACCCGATGCTCTATTCGTGCTTCAGCGCGGCCTGGACTGCTCCAAAGAACAGCCGCAGGCCGGAGGCGAGGGGTGGGCAGGGTTCCTCCCCAGCGTACAGTAGATCTCGTCTATAAAACCCGATACGTACAATGCGCGAATAGTCCGATTTTCCCattttgtcctttttttgtttgacTTTGAATGTTTTTCACGTTAATACCGAGGTCACCTACAGATTACAATTAATAACTTAGAATTCCATTTTATAACATTATACACTggcttgtatatatatatgtatagattatatatagatttatacatatataaaaactcACACTGCACCAAGGAAACCCATGCTTATCGGCATAAGCAACAAAGAGAGCGACAAATACCGCAACGAGGAAAGTGCACCTTAGAacgtttcctttttttttttttttttttacaattgaTATCGATATATATATGCGTGTCCCAAAGACTCGACTCAGTGCCAAGAGATGTATACATCCTAAATTTATATTTGCTGGagcggattttttttttttttttaatgaaaggggAATGGGAACTGGAGGACACACAAGAGGCTGATTTGTCCTGCCGTCCACCTGAGCGCGGGCTGGCAAGGCGAGCGGAGCAGAGGGAGCAGCAGGGGCAGGCACGGCCGCAGCCGCCCTCGGGATTCTTAGAGATCCCCGGAATTTTGACAACAAGGCGAGCAGGCTTGGGGGGAGGTGGCCCAAGGCTGGACGAGCACCCAGACCACCAGGCCCCTCTGAGGACACCTGCGCTGTTAGCTGAGATGCTCCCACCCACCCTTCAAAACAAATCCCCCAAAGCCAACTCTGAGCAGAGGGTgcggggcagggagaggaggggcCGGTGGCTGGGGAGCAGGCTGGGTCAGTGTTTGGGGCTGCAGGGCCCCGTGTCCTACTGCTTCTCGGGGGTGCCATTGACCATGGGCCCGTACAGGCCGCTCCCGTAGCCGGGCTCCTTGTGCAccgcggcggcggcggcggccgaGCGGTCCCGCATGAGGTCGCTAAAGGCGTAGTCCATGGGCGGGCGGAAGCCGAGCGTGGGCACCAGGCCGGCGGTGGAGTAGGGCGCCATGAAGGCCAGGCCGCGGCTGTGGGCCGCCGCCGCCGAGTAGGCCAGGCGCAGCGGGCTCAGGCCGAGCGGTGCGCCCAGGGGGTAGGCGCCCGCGTCGGCGCCGAAGTGGCTGGCGTTGGGCTGCAGCGGCGAGAAGGCCGAGCGGCTGCTGAGCGAGCCCAGCGCGCCCGGCGTCATGGCCCCAGCCAGCAAGGGTCTGTGGTGCGGGGGCGCGGCGGGCCCGCTCTGCAGCGGAGCGGGCAGCCCGGGCCCCCCCGGCGGCTGCGGCGTCCACGCGCCGGGCCACGCGTCGTCCACCGCTACGGCCGCGCTCACCGTGGCCTTCTCCAGCGGCGCGCCGGGGCCCAGGCCGGCCGCCAGGCCTCCGCGGTGGTGGTTCAGCACCTGCTCGATGGCCTGCACCACGTCGCCGCCGCAACCCTGCAGCACCAGCTCCAGGACGCCTCTCCGGTGGCCCGGGAAGACGCGCGTCAAGATGTCCAGCGGCGTCCGCTGCCGCGGACCCGGGCCGCCGCCCAGCCCCGGAGTCGGTGCGGCCTCGGCCTCTTCTTTGTCGGCCTCTGACCCCGATTCGGAACCCAGGGGGCTGGAAGAGCCAGGGCTGTCCTCctcgccgccgccgccgccgccaggGCCCGCGCTACCAGGACAGCTGCCACCTGCCTCCTTAGAGGCCCGGGCCAGAGGCGACCCCGAAAAGGATTCGCCATCTCCGTTCTCCGAGCCTGAGCCGGGTCGCACCTCTGGGGACGAGGTCCCGGGACCCGAGTCCGCGCCATCGGGCGACAATGGCTTCCCAGGCTGCGGCTGCGGACTGTCGGGGCGGCCGGCCTGAAGCAGCGTCTTGGGAAACAGATCAAACTTCTGCAACTTGGCCTCTGAGGGAAAAACGGAGGTGTGAggagaggttaagaacaccgcACCCACCACACTTAGGCCTGCTGGATGCAAGTTTCCTATCATTCTCAACTTCCAAACTGTCCTTGACTGGGCTCCAGCGCCTCGatcttatttttataaaaccccacagctctctctctccctctccccccctcccgcTCCTAGATTCACAGTTTTTAGCCTGTACCCAGAACCCCAACCACCTGGCACCCTGGAAACTTATTGTTCAGTGAACTCTTCCCACACCTGTCTGTGCCCAAtacctccaccctcttcccatttCCATCGCGCTCTAGAGAAGCGGTGTGGTCAAAGTTCAAATCAGAGCAAACAGAACCTCTACACAGTGCGTGGACCACACTACTCCACTCAGATGGCCAAAGCCAGCCCTAAGATCACAGCCTGCAAGAGTGGGCACCTTGGGGGACTAGGTCTTAATCCTCTCTACAGACAAAATAAGTTACATCCTGTTTCTAGTctacatttttcaaaattatgacCTAAGAATTTCCCTTCCTCCAATCTGAAAGCCGAACCCATTCCATGGCCTAACTGCCTCCCTCAAGAAAAACCTTCTAGAATGCAGAAAGTGGTAGGCTTATGCTGGGAGTAGACAGAAGAAGCATGGGAAAGGGGTCCAGGAAAAAGGAAAACGTGTCAACCATGAGAAAACCGGCGTGCGTTGGGGAGAAAGAAGCCAGAATCAAGGGAATGCAGTGAATGTTTATCCAAAGTGCCCTAGGAACCGGAGGAAAGGAATCTTGCTGTGCAGTAAGAGAGGGCGTCTCCGGGACTCAGGAAAATAAATGCGGATTAGAAGGATTGCTGCGAGTCCTTTCACAAGAGTTGGGAAGGAAAGCGCGAGGTGGCCTGTGAGAAGCTCAGAGCAGAACGGATCTGCAAATGAGTTGGGCATAAACTAAGGGCCTGCCCCTTAGGCTAAACTGTTACCTTGGGGtctgaggggagggggaggaataaAGAGTCAAACTGCAGACTGGTCAGAGAGTTTATGGGTGGATGTAGAAGCTGTGTAGGTGGTGAGCTACAGTAAGTAGGCAGAACCTCTGGGGAAGGAAGCAGTACTCTGTCACTAAGGAAATAAGACACTAGCGCAGGGCTCTGGGCTCCTCCTTCCAGaccccatcccccacctcacccccagcATGACCGCGCTCTCACCTGCGCCCCCTGCGCCCCCTGCGCCCCCGGCACTCCCCGCGGGCGCTCCAGCTCCGGGCCCCCCGCCGTCGGTGGCGCACACAGAGCCAAAGACTTCATAGGCGGGCCGCGGTGGGATGATGCCGTTGGCGGCGGCCAGCGCCAGGCCCTCGGCAGTGCCATACAGCAGTTGCAACTCGCGCGCCTCGTTCTCCTCCTGAGCCTGCTGCCTGCGCAAAGCCACCTGTGCCGCCATGACGCGCTGGCGTTCGGCGATGAGCGTGCACTTGGCACACAGGCAGTCCTTCCAGCGGCAGTAGCGCTTGTGGCCCTTGAGTGCAGACACCACTCCGTGGTTGCGGCAGCGCGCGCATTTGGGGGTCCGCGGGTACTTCTCCGCTGCCCTCAACAGCAGGGGCGGCGCCCGCAGCAAGCCCCCGGCCACGCTCACTGGTAACGATGCTGCGGCAGCCGCCGCTGCGGCCACCGACGCCACTGATGCCACGGGAGGTCCCGTCGCTGTCGCTGCTGCTGTCGCCGCGCCGGGCACGCTTGGCAGCTCCGAGCGCAGCTCCATGGCTAGACCTAGCGTGGGAAAAGTGGGGAGACCTCAGTGAGGACAGTACAACGAGCCAGACTTAAGCGCGGCCTGCAGAAACCGAAATTTAGGACAACTTTGGTTATACAAGTTTGATTAGTAGCTGGCAAGTTGCTGGGAAGGTACATTCAGAACCTCCTTGTAAATACGACTTTTCCCCCTCCCCAATTCCCCTCATTGATGCTGTTATTATATCCGATTTACATGCCAGGTGTAAGATTTCGTTTGAATCAGTAGTTCCTccaaggggggggggagacaaagTTTGGAAGTCATTGGTTCAGTTAAATGTAAGgtgaatttgaaaagaaaatattatgcCCAACGCTTAGGTTAATTGGGGTGAGATGAGAACGGAGAAATGTGTGCCTGAAAGGGACTCAGATTACAGAGAAAACGTGGGACCAACGAGCTGATGTCAAAGGCA
This DNA window, taken from Cricetulus griseus strain 17A/GY chromosome 2, alternate assembly CriGri-PICRH-1.0, whole genome shotgun sequence, encodes the following:
- the LOC113834309 gene encoding doublesex- and mab-3-related transcription factor A2 is translated as MELRSELPSVPGAATAAATATGPPVASVASVAAAAAAAASLPVSVAGGLLRAPPLLLRAAEKYPRTPKCARCRNHGVVSALKGHKRYCRWKDCLCAKCTLIAERQRVMAAQVALRRQQAQEENEARELQLLYGTAEGLALAAANGIIPPRPAYEVFGSVCATDGGGPGAGAPAGSAGGAGGAGGAEAKLQKFDLFPKTLLQAGRPDSPQPQPGKPLSPDGADSGPGTSSPEVRPGSGSENGDGESFSGSPLARASKEAGGSCPGSAGPGGGGGGEEDSPGSSSPLGSESGSEADKEEAEAAPTPGLGGGPGPRQRTPLDILTRVFPGHRRGVLELVLQGCGGDVVQAIEQVLNHHRGGLAAGLGPGAPLEKATVSAAVAVDDAWPGAWTPQPPGGPGLPAPLQSGPAAPPHHRPLLAGAMTPGALGSLSSRSAFSPLQPNASHFGADAGAYPLGAPLGLSPLRLAYSAAAAHSRGLAFMAPYSTAGLVPTLGFRPPMDYAFSDLMRDRSAAAAAAVHKEPGYGSGLYGPMVNGTPEKQ